acatttcatttaaaactaataagagaaaaaacatttttttttactcaatgtataattaactCTGAAATGTATTGCccgaggatgtggtgaaaactattagtgtagttgcgtttaaaaaaaatgtttggacaagttcctggaggaaaagtccataaaccattattaaggtgaagctgcagaaattcactgcttagccctgggataagcagcttgggatctctaccccttgggatcctgccaggcacttgtgacctggattggcctctgctggaaacaggatgctacaTTGACACACTCCACTTTTAGGcaacagagatttttttttttttactttttttagcgTTTGCTGAGACTCTGtacattcattttctcacacttTTTTTCTTATCAGCTAAGGGAGAGTTGGTGGGCTGCTTTGGTCTGACAGAGCCGAACCATGGAAGTGACCCCGGGGGAATGGAGACGAGAGCCCACTTCAACCCAAGCAGCAAAACCTACACACTCAATGGCTCCAAGACGTGGTGAGAGGGGAGGGCACGGTCACAAGCAGTTTGTCCTTTCATTATTCTCCAGGCGTTGTTGTTCACATAATTATTTATGTATCTGCAACAGGCCCTCCTCACTCACTGTCTCTCCTTTTGCCCAGAGCATTTGCTTctttttactccccccccccccccccaattgcctCAGGATCACCAACTCTCCCATAGCGGACGTCTGTGTCGTGTGGGCGGTGTGCGAAGACGGGAAAGTGAGGGGCTTTATCCTGGAGAGGGGGATGAAGGGTCTCTCCACCCCGAAAATCGAAGGGAAGTTCTCACTGCGGGCCTCGGCGACGGGCATGATCCTGATGGAGGACGTGGAGGTGCCGGAGGAGAACCTGCTCCCGCACGTCTCGGGACTCGGAGTAAGGAAGCACGCGGGGGGACGTTTCCCCACACGGATTTGTAGGaaggctttgtgtgtgtgtgggggggggggggcagggaaggatGCGGGCGCATGGGGGATGTAGGCCAGGGGGTATGTGGAGTTGGATGGGATTTGTGTTGGAAGGGGGGGCGTCTGTGTGTGCGTGGCTGGGGAGTGTGGGGGCGGAGGGTGTGGCAGGGGTATCTGAAGGAtggatgtggtttttttttgggggggggggggggttcagttcCCTGAAAATCCTGGTCTGATGTTTCATTCTGCGTGCCAAATTTGGGGCCTAACCTACTAAGGctttatggggaaaatgcttagtaaatgaggcccttagtgaatttccatccctttttttttttttattgtgcttgCAAACGGACATCGATCCCTCTTGAATAATTCTTTCCAGTGTTCCGTATGTTGGAAAGTGTAAAGAATTGCTGGCTGGCTTCTCGGAGAGGTTTCTCAATGTGACTTTCCAAGCACTAAAATGTGTGTTTAGAGGTGAAGGTTTGTGTCACAATTACTGCCTGTGTCCTTGTCCGCTTTTGTTGTGGCCGATCTGTACGACCACCTGTGTTGTTCACGATTCTTTTCCATCGGTTGTGCTTAattaaatatgtgtgtgtggggggggggggttcttgcgTCCTCCACAGGGTCCATTTGGCTGTCTGAACAATGCACGCTATGGCATTGCCTGGGGGGCTCTCGGCGCTGCCGAGTTCTGTCTGCGGACGGCCAGGCAGTACAGCTTGGACAGGTGAGCTCTTCCTGACTGTAAACTCGCGGCTTTGGTGGCTCAGACATCCCGTGGCTCTCTCTTCTGTCTGCACAGAAGAAAGCTTACTGTTAACAAAATGTAAACTAAATCGTGGCACAGAAAATGTTTGTGATCCACCTGCAGTTTCACCATTTGGATGGTCTGTGGCAGTTTGACGgttttcccggggggggggggagcagtgtcTCCAGATGGGTTTGTTCTGCGCACACCtagacaggaatgaacctcattcgtgCGTCAGGAATAATCTCAGTATCTCGAATTTACTGCTGATGTCTTGCTTTAGTTCTGGGTAAATACAGGATCTTATTTTTGAGAGAGTGCATAATTTTTTGTTACGATCTCTGGCTTGTATTCGTTTGCTCTTCAGAATTCAGTTTGGCGTCCCTCTGGCCAGAAATCAGCTGATCCAGAAGAAGCTGGCGGACATGCTGACAGAAATCACCCTGGGGCTACAGGCCTGCCTGCGGTTGGGCCGCCTGAAGGATGAAGAAAAGTGTGTACTGATTTTTTGTTAAGGCATGTATAGATATTAGAGGCTGTGAAAAATATGATTACGTCACATGTCAGACGCAAGCTGTAACTTCTGTGTGCGGTGCAGTGTTTCAGACATGCGTTACTATTGTTAATCAAGCCCCCGTAGCCATCACTCCTCGATATAGTTAGAGAAGTGTGTAGGCTCAACTTTGTGTAATCATAATACTCGAAAGTCAGCTCCTGGTCAGAAGCGGAACAGAGTTTTCCGGGCCTGATGTTAGTATATGGGGAGTTTGTGGTGCAGGGTCCTATTCTCGCGATTTGTACATTGAAAATACAATTTGTGCTCAAATCATGTTgcatggaattaaaaaaaaaaaaaattaaatcccgTGAAATCTGAAGACTTGGGATCTAATCCTATTGCTGTGTGCGACCACCTTTGAGCCATCTAACCTGTCCTGCACGAAAGCTTAAGATCATAAGCTCTTCTGGGAAAGGACCATGCGGGTACGGCTCGTGCCGCTAGCATTTGAGAGTGGTGAAACCTGTTATCCTTATGATTGTTGATGCCTCCTCCCAGGGCCACCCCTGAGATGATCTCTATGCTGAAGCGGAACTCGTGCGGGAAGGCACTGGAAATAGCTCGTCAGGCCCGGGACATGCTAGGTGGCAATGGGATATCCGATGAGTACCATGTCATCAGGCACGTCATGAACTTGGAGGCTGTGAACACCTATGAAGGTAAGACCAAAGCTCAGCATCCACGGCAAACCTTGAGAGTAAGGAAGACAAAATCCCTAGTAATGCATGCTGAGAGGTTTATGGTGAcatgatacaaaaaaaaagaaattgactaATCCACTGATCATATGCGATCAAGAAGTGACAGAATAAGCTAGGGACCCAActatggtcctcgagggccacataTAGTTAGTAAGCTGCCTACAGATTTGCTGCTTTCTGGTTGCTTGCAGTATCTGTTTACAGAAATCCTAAACTAGGGGAACATCTCTAAAGTGCAATGcatatgtatttttaaatgtatcttcCTTGCTTATTCCCAGGTTGTGCATTTAGCTTCTCCAATAAAAGGggggcaccctttttttttttttttttttaacatcttttaTCTGTGAATCTTCAAGTAATGTTGAAAGAGAAACTTGCAGAGTTTCCCTCTTCAAAATCTGTAAAACAGTATGGGTGCTTTTTCCCGTCAAGGTTAGGTGGGAGGAAGGCTATAGTTTTCATCCAATCATTGTACTGCCTAGTTATCTCggtaaaatggctttgaaaattgtcttctccTTGTTTAACTTTTCCTCATACTGCTCTCTATGTTCTGAGAGCTTAGAAAAACCGGTCAACCACTATAAATCACAGATCAAAACCTGTACCTATTTCCCCTCAGATGATAAAAACCTTGCTGTCACACTAAACCGTACTCTATGTTTACGAATGCAAGTAAAGTTGTAGTGAAAGGGGCATCCTTTAAACAGTGGATGCTGCGAAATCTTAAACCTTTTCTATCTAAATATGATTTCCAGGCGCTGAGATTATTGTAACTTGATAGGTATCACAATGCCAAAAGCCATCTTTGAGGGCTCTTCAGGTGGCACAACACTCCGTGGCCCGTTTTACTAACAGATACAAAGTGGAATTGGCACACTACACCAAATATTACACTCTCGCCATTGGCGACCGATACAGCAGAGAACTGAATTTAAGATACTGAATGCTCGTCCGTGAGGCTTTAAGCCAACATGTATTAGTACATTTACAGACCCTCACGAGCATTTAGATCAAGTGGCTGCGGTCTCCTGGATGTTCTCTCGCCCAGGCGGATGTGCCTTGGTGAAACACGTGAGCACGCTTTTCAGCTGCAGGCCCGGTTTTGTGGCATTCACTCCCAAACGAGGGATCTTGTACGTTTAGGGACTTGCTAAAGACCCatctgttcaaacaagcatttggcATCGTTAACTATTCAGCTAATAATTGCAAcacatttttgtaaataattaCTAAAATAAATGCTAAAAGCTGACTTTAAATAATAGCGGGCAGACAGCTAGCTTTTGCTTTGTTTCATTATAGTATATGTTGGTCTCTATGTGTTTGCCAATGTCTCACCAAGCATCCTCAGAGTTACacattctttaaataaaaaattggtAGCAACCTTTAGAAGGCCGAGAGAAACTGCAGAAATACACAAGCCTTAATCTTTTTTCCATTGTCCTCTGCTTAGGTACTCACGATATTCATGCCCTAATTCTGGGGAAAGCTATCACAGGACTTCAGGCATTCACCGTTGGTAACTAAAGATTGTGTTTGTACGGTGGACAACCAGTCTTTTAAAAAGAGTGAAAACTCTCTACTTGGAAACCATCCAGGAAGTGCTGACGGTTATTACACAAAGACTGCATCAGATTTAGATGAACTAGCACATTTCTACACCGTGGACATGGAGCAGACCTCTTTAAAGACACTCGCTGCGGTACCTAGAGAAGGCCCCTGGCTCGTATTCATACATGCGCCACAGCTGTTGTTTCTTTTTGTCGGAAGAGgttagaataaaaaaggttttaaccactgcaacaaaagaaaaaaaaggtaatttGTTTGAATATTTGTGGAGAATATAATAAGGGAAACTTGAGTAGGATTTTAATACATGCAATAGGTGTTGAAACTGATTTGAATTGTGCCCTGAGCAGTAGCGATTGCAGTTGTGTTATTACCTATGTGATTATTCTGATCAGACTGTATGCTCATATCATCCATCTGTGTGTCCAAATTTCTAGCTGGTCTCTCTGAATTTGGTTTTAAGGGACTTATTGCCTTTTTAATTACTGTGTCTTTCGGCCAGGCGGCCCATGCATTTTCCCCACAGAAACAAAGTGAAGAGATGCCCCGAGCACACCTGTCCCTCTGTGCTACAGCTCTGTAAACAGAAATCCAAAACGTGACTAGATAAAGTCATTGTTTTGGCTGATTTCAGGTAACCTGAAGGTTCATGTATTACCTGGtggctattaaaaaaaataataataataaaaatctgTGCTGGAGAGAACTTTGGaaaaacctatttttaaaatgtagGTTAGAGATCCCTCTCTGCTGTGTCTGCTTATCCTAAGAACATGTTCATTGAAGTTGGGTCGTGGACTGAAGGTAGTTTTAGCTGTTTCTAAGAGTGCCCTGCGAAGGTGCCTTTTCTTCATCACTTGTAATGACGCACAAAGCCCCGGCAACCCTTCACGTACAGTTTGCAATAAAACCAGATGCTGAAGAGGCTCAGTGAATGTAGAGATGTTTATTGCTTGAACAGCAGCTAAAATGACACTCCAAACTGTGCTTCACTAAGGTAAGAAATCTAAACATCGCAGAAACGTTAAACACACTTTTAAATATGGGAGGTGAATGAGCCTAGGGTGAGGGTGCATGGAAAACGTGCTTGAGCCCGTCCAAAGTGACAAATGCTGTCAGAATAGCCGCAAGGCTTGTGATGAAGCACAAGTAGGCAGAATCCAGAACAGGGCCCGTTCTCCGTCCACCCCCGCCCCTTGGCTCACTCCCCCCTTTTCAGCCCGCGCTCCCTCAGACTTCAGGCTGCACGCACAGGTCCTTGTACACCGTGGCGACGGTCTGGCAGACTTGCTTGAGCTCTGCTTCCAGCTGACTGATCCTCTCGATGATCTCCATGAACTCTTGCAGCTTGTCCTGCAGCAGCCGGTTATGGTGGTCGTAGACCTGATACATCTGTTCCTCCAGGGTGTGCGAGAAATTTGAAACCTTTCAGAACAGTAGGGCAGAAATATTCATATTTAAGGATTAGGAACCAGCTTTCACTCGGTGAGGATGACAAAAgtgcagtgactttttttttttttaattgaagggATGTTATTGTAGCATCCGTCagaaaaataaaaccatttttattttggttcccCGGCCTGACGCTGGTAGAACCAAGTAtagattgatttatttttcacttttccagcacttcaaagtggattacattcagataatatagatatttccctgtccccagaaggcttacaacctaaacttgtacctgaggcaatggagggtgaagtgacttacccaaggtcccCAGGAGCagctgtgggatttgaaccctggtttccctgcttCGCAGACTATTGCTCTAACCATGTGGCACTGGTTCAAGGGCCCACCCATTAAACTTCAAATATAACAGAAGGAAGCAAAAGCAAGGTTTTTGAAAGATCCTTTATTTAACTAGCTGCCCTAAACGGTTTTCTAATTGATTACTTCAGATGCAAAGTTATATACCCCATCATTCAAAGAGTAACAGAACCTCACCGATTAAAGCTAAACATCTATTTAGGGTTTGCAtagtttcctggaggaaaagtctataaaccactattagccGTGTAGACTTGGgcaaagccattgcttatccctgctTATGAACAAGAAGAATTGGAGCTATTCTTTGGGATCCCACTGAGACAGGGTACTGAGCTTGATAAgatctttgatctgacccagtatggcacttatGCTCATCCCTCTCTTACCTTCACCATTAAGCTTTCCTTTAAGTTACTCAGCAGAGTCTGGTCTTCCTTCCTCTTCTCGTTAACCTTATCAATTAGCTCTTGTGCTCGATTTTGCAAGGCCTGGAGGTTTGAATCCAGCAGCGCGAAATAGTTTTCCGACTTGCCGTCCAACGGTGCCATGTCCACATCTGCACAGGAGGTTCCAAGCGAAGAGCTGGACAGATTGTTTCTGCATGGAATAGTAATTGGCAGCTGGTAAAAGAAAGACAGTGCTAAACAATGCACAGCACCGTCCCTGGGTACAGCGTGGGAGAAGCACAGATCCGCAAGTAACACCTGAGAGAGCAAACTCCTTCATGCCCGTATGTGCTACTTAACCACTCCAACTGGGTGCTCCTAACTTTTCTCTTTGGAAGATTTCATGCAGTTACCTACAAGGGCTAATCCTGCAGAAGTATGAAATCTCACATCAGTTTCCCCGAGGGGCAATTTTCCTATCTGCAAACAGTGACGGTGATGCCAACCACCTCTTTCACCCATGGCCTTTACAGcagtttttcaaagggaaaagacTAGCATACGCTGCCTTTGAAAACTCTCTCTGAAAAAAGTACCTGAAAagatctgcacctgctttttctacaGGTAGGGGCCTTggtttccagtttttattttcccTAGGAATTTTTTCAGAGTTTATTAGAGCCAAGAAAAATAGGAGGTGAAAAAAAGATGATTTTCTGCTGCTTGTGTTGTTTATTATAAACACTGATAAAGTCCCTCCCAGGGAAAACTGAAACTGAAGATGCTTAGAAATAATAGGCCCTGGTAGagaactggagaaaaaaaaaaaaaagattccttgACTTTCTCAAATTGATTCAATAGAACATGGTTTCTGCTAGAGATGAGAACAGATAAATATGTATGGACTGTTGCAAAGTAAATGGTACATACCGTGCATAATGTGgaatttaaacttacctgttcAGTTCCTTTCCTTTGGTCCTGCCAAAACATGCCTTCATGGTGACTTGGATGACTTTGTTCACCGTCCAAGACTTCAACGCCACCCTGAGTTCCAAGAGATTGATGTGGAGCGCAGTCCGGTAATCTTCAGTAGACATACAATtgaggtgccccccccccccactccttgaAGCGATGCATTCATCGTGAGAATGAGGTGCAGGTTTGCCGTCTGAATGCTCCTGCCAGCATTGACGGTTCCTGTTGTTCATCCTGTCCGTCTTCTGGCAGGGAGtgaaaacccaggagtctggactgatctgggtgtgGACAGGGACTATGATGTTGTGGCGAGGATCTGGTGGGGACAGTGGCGGATGAGTATAAAAATTGaggaagttttccttttgaaatgacACTAGGGATCCACTTCTCCAAAGTGTAAACTGTGTCTAAGCATCGTGAAAATAATATAGGTGTCCTCACACGGGCAAAGGCAGGTGTAGGTTTTCTGGAATGAGGTAATTGTCACAACCCCTAAAGGGAAAAGATAGCAAGCTGCTGTAGATGCCACTGAAGTGTTCTGTCCCTGCTCCTATGCATTGTGGATTGCATGTTCTAAAATTGAGGAGGCTTGTGGCTGGTGAAGTTGTTGAATCACTATTGGACTCTGTCTATAATTGTAATAAGGGGCAGATGATTTGGGAATGATGATATGGTTTATGATGGAAGGCATAAAAAGTGAAGTGGTGGCGAGAGGCTTGATAAAGCTGAGGCACCGAAAAGGGATTGCAGAGCTGAATTCTGTTCTTTGAGATGTTCAACGGCCTCTCTAACTTTTATGCCAGCAGGTTCTTGCCCGTACAGGGTGTATCTACCAATTTTTTTATGCACATCTTCACGAAGgccagaccctttaaaccaaGCCAAACGTCTGGTCAAGATACCTGTCGTGGAAGCGTGAGAAGCAGTATTGAAGATGTCTTAGGTAGATCTGGTCAGGTGTTTGGTACAGGTCCTGGCATCATTGATTACTTGCTGCACCTCCTAATTGGACATTAGACTAGAGGTGATGGCCTCCAGTCACTGGATGGTGTTATACATAAATTGTGCAAGCTGCAATGGGCGATAGGAGATTGGcagattaaaatattttcttgtcTGGTTGCTGAGCAGGATGTAAGTATGGTGGAGAATCACAAGGGCTAATAATTTGGCTTCCACTATGAGACGTATCGGAAAGGGCATGAGCCATGGAGGTCCAAAGAGTTTGAGACCACCTTGTCATTGTCTTCAGTGCCAAGGTGTGAAGCTCTCTGTGGGGAAATGCCCATCAGCGCCAAGCACAAACCTTCCTTTGGTGCTGAGCAGTCTATGCCCTGGGAAGCTTTGTTGGGGTGGTGCATTCGTGCCATGGTCTCAGTGCAGTAAGTCTTCAGCGTCGGCAGCTTGGCACTATACTTCGGCAAGACTGGCTCGCTTTTATCGCCATCCCCAAGCTGATGAGGAAATGCTGCTTCATTCTGCATGGCCTATGCGATAGATTATAGGGAATAGGACAGGTGGTTGCTTACCAGGAGAACTGCCCTTGCTACTCAAGTTATGGGACCTATGGAGCTTATGTAGTTAGTGAGAAAATGATGCTCACTTCTTTTTCTGCCCCGATTTCCCAGTGTTGGATTTCAGTCTCATATttaagcttcaaatcccactaAAAGTGACGTAaagcttcatttatttattatatattacattcaggtactctagctatttgaggcaatggagggtatgggtaaagtgacttgcccacgcTCACaaagagtgacagtgggacttgaaccctggtctccctgatccatagcctgctgctctaaccagtaggcaaCTGCTCCACACCAAGGCCCAGCATTCCTGGAATCATGGCCATCTTTTTGTATCAGCGTTTGCAAAGATTGAAGGGGCATTGTTCTTTCCTGGAACTTTTCCCCTTTATAGAGATGTAATGGAAAGGAAATCCTGAAGAATTTCACTTAAATAGCGGTGGTTCTTTGGAGAGATGAAGTGACTCAACTATTCGCGTTGGCAGACAGAAGTCTGAAGGAGCTTGTGCGGCAGTGTTGGCGCGAAGGTACGCACATGCTCAGGAAAGCTGTAGAAGCCTGAGGTGGAGAGCCAGTGGCTGATTCGGTGCCGTTGGCTGACATTACCCAATCGTGTAGCGGTGTTATGCCGCTTGtccacagaaaaagagaaaaaacaaaagagctaAAGGCAGCACCAGACTTGGATGGGAGgagtgtgttttttttcccctctgtctccatctactgagAGGGGGGACATAATCCACTTGTGTGGACGAGTCTGACATGGACGATAAAGAATCTCCTTTATAGTGTTGGAGTTTATGAAATACTGTATCCAGAGAAACCTTCCATATCTAGCATTTGCAATTTGAAAGTGACACAAGTTATCATGATTTTGAATCTTtgtaactttaaaagaaaaataaaacgaGATCTGTGGACATTTCATGATGCTTAGTTATTCTTTAGATACAGAAATGTGCACATTTATGACACATGTTATGCAAATTTCTGTGTCATAAATACTTTATTAAACATTAGAGATTTTTTTCTGTCTATAGGAAAATAGGCAAGAAATGCAATAAACTGTTACCCCACAGATACTACCAATGGTAAGACAGCTTTAAAAATCTTCAATGTCAGCCAATGCCAGAGCAACTTTAAAAATGCTCAATGCCGTCACAATGTGCTATGACTCCCTGCGATTACAactggttccttccttcttttggACTGgctgaaaattgtttttcattatttatgttttatttgttatgtTAGATTTTATTGCCGTTTATGTATAGAGAGGAATATAAATGCTTAAATAATAATACTGCAGACACTTAATCTATCAGTTAATAAGGATTTAATGGAagaatttacatgcaaaaaaaaaaatcccagacttGTGACTTGCTCTCAGAT
The DNA window shown above is from Rhinatrema bivittatum chromosome 19, aRhiBiv1.1, whole genome shotgun sequence and carries:
- the LOC115080690 gene encoding glutaryl-CoA dehydrogenase, mitochondrial-like, with product MMSLRSATLKLLDSASRGAAVSAVRTQGTSSVRRAPRLQFDWRDPFALDSQLTEEELMVRDSFHAYCQEKLMPRILTANRTEAFDQNILLELGELGVLGSTIKGYGCAGTSYVTYGLLAREIERVDSSYRSVMSVQSSLVMHPINAYGTEQQKHKYLPRLAKGELVGCFGLTEPNHGSDPGGMETRAHFNPSSKTYTLNGSKTWITNSPIADVCVVWAVCEDGKVRGFILERGMKGLSTPKIEGKFSLRASATGMILMEDVEVPEENLLPHVSGLGGPFGCLNNARYGIAWGALGAAEFCLRTARQYSLDRIQFGVPLARNQLIQKKLADMLTEITLGLQACLRLGRLKDEEKATPEMISMLKRNSCGKALEIARQARDMLGGNGISDEYHVIRHVMNLEAVNTYEGTHDIHALILGKAITGLQAFTVGN
- the LOC115080691 gene encoding synaptonemal complex central element protein 2-like codes for the protein MVSMSHQEVESKDEEVKTRSPHFAKTERSGLSASETLSRNNLSSSSLGTSCADVDMAPLDGKSENYFALLDSNLQALQNRAQELIDKVNEKRKEDQTLLSNLKESLMVKVSNFSHTLEEQMYQVYDHHNRLLQDKLQEFMEIIERISQLEAELKQVCQTVATVYKDLCVQPEV